Proteins from a genomic interval of Streptomyces fodineus:
- a CDS encoding DUF3151 domain-containing protein yields the protein MTTHKNLLGGPDPTYLPENAEAYRLLGEESRAPAEVAAQHPTFSLAWAMLADDAFEAGRVVESYAYARTGYHRGLDSLRRAGWKGHGPIPWSHRANRGFLRCLAALARAAGAIDEKDETERCWQFLQDSSPEAYTELKR from the coding sequence ATGACGACTCACAAGAACCTGCTGGGCGGCCCGGACCCGACGTACCTGCCGGAGAACGCGGAGGCATACCGTCTGCTGGGCGAGGAGTCCCGGGCGCCCGCCGAGGTCGCGGCGCAGCATCCGACGTTCTCGCTGGCCTGGGCGATGCTCGCGGACGACGCCTTCGAGGCGGGGCGAGTGGTCGAGTCGTACGCGTACGCCCGCACCGGCTATCACCGGGGGCTCGACTCCCTGCGCCGGGCCGGCTGGAAGGGCCACGGCCCCATCCCTTGGAGCCACCGCGCCAATCGCGGCTTCCTGCGCTGCCTCGCCGCCCTCGCCCGCGCGGCCGGTGCAATCGACGAGAAGGACGAGACGGAGCGGTGCTGGCAGTTCCTTCAGGACAGCAGCCCTGAGGCGTACACCGAGCTGAAGCGGTAA
- the pyrE gene encoding orotate phosphoribosyltransferase gives MTDVRGALLQQIKDKAVVHGKVTLSSGLEADYYVDLRRITLDGEAAPLVGQVLLDLTADLEFDAVGGLTMGADPVAAAMLHAAAARGKKLDAFVVRKAAKAHGLQRRVEGPEIKGRRVLVVEDTSTTGGSPLTAVEAVREAGAEVVAVATIVDRATGAAEKIEAGAGVPYRFAFSKDELGLD, from the coding sequence ATGACGGACGTACGTGGCGCGCTGCTGCAGCAGATCAAGGACAAGGCCGTGGTGCACGGCAAGGTGACCCTTTCCTCGGGTCTGGAGGCCGACTACTACGTCGACCTGCGCCGCATCACCCTCGACGGCGAGGCCGCCCCGCTGGTCGGCCAGGTGCTGCTGGATCTGACCGCGGACCTGGAGTTCGACGCCGTCGGCGGCCTCACCATGGGTGCCGACCCGGTCGCGGCCGCCATGCTGCACGCCGCCGCCGCGCGCGGCAAGAAGCTGGACGCGTTCGTCGTACGCAAGGCGGCGAAGGCGCACGGGCTCCAGCGGCGGGTCGAGGGACCGGAGATCAAGGGCCGCCGGGTCCTGGTCGTCGAGGACACCTCCACCACCGGCGGCTCCCCGCTCACCGCCGTGGAGGCCGTGCGCGAGGCCGGCGCCGAGGTCGTCGCCGTCGCGACCATCGTGGACCGCGCGACCGGTGCCGCCGAGAAGATCGAGGCCGGCGCGGGTGTTCCGTACCGTTTCGCCTTCTCGAAGGATGAACTGGGTCTGGACTGA
- a CDS encoding MFS transporter, giving the protein MPDVRLTSPQGRWILFTTVLGSSMALLDSTVVNVALPRIGEDLGASLAALQWTVNAYMVTLAGLILLGGSLGDRYGRRKIFVLGVAWFAAASLLCGLSPNAPVLIAARALQGIGGALLTPGSLAIIQSSFHPDDRSRAVGLWSGFGGIGAAVGPFLGGWLVAGPGWRWVFLLNVPLALLCVPVALRHVPESRDGGKHGRFDVLGAALGALALALLTYALIEARAGTVVVTLSGVAGLAAAVAFVQVERHRPEPMLPPDIFASRQFTAVNLVTLCVYAAFGGFFFLTALQLQVVAGYSPLAAGTALLPTTALMLLFSARSGALADRTGPRLPLTAGPLLCAAAMLLMLRVGRDADYLTDVLPALLVMGTGLVTLVAPLTATVLASVDTARAGLASGINNAAARAAGLVAVAALPLLAGMGPEAYRVPSAFDAAFRRAMPICAAVLVAGSLLAFTLVRRPAPECRHPECRVHGCVTAPPLEGERRGG; this is encoded by the coding sequence GTGCCCGATGTCCGGCTGACCTCGCCCCAGGGCAGGTGGATCCTGTTCACCACGGTCCTCGGCTCCAGCATGGCGCTGCTGGACTCCACCGTCGTCAACGTGGCGCTCCCGCGCATCGGCGAGGACCTGGGCGCGAGCCTGGCCGCCCTGCAGTGGACGGTCAACGCGTACATGGTGACGCTGGCCGGTCTGATCCTGCTGGGCGGCTCGCTGGGGGACCGCTACGGCCGCCGGAAGATCTTCGTGCTGGGGGTGGCGTGGTTCGCCGCCGCGTCCCTGCTGTGCGGCCTGTCGCCGAACGCACCGGTGCTGATCGCCGCCCGGGCCCTGCAAGGCATCGGCGGCGCGCTCCTGACCCCCGGCTCCCTGGCGATCATCCAGTCGTCCTTCCACCCCGACGACCGCAGCCGGGCCGTGGGACTCTGGTCGGGCTTCGGCGGGATCGGCGCGGCGGTCGGCCCGTTCCTGGGCGGCTGGCTGGTGGCCGGCCCCGGCTGGCGCTGGGTGTTCCTGCTGAACGTCCCGCTGGCGCTGCTGTGCGTGCCGGTGGCGCTGCGGCACGTCCCGGAGTCGAGGGACGGCGGGAAGCACGGCCGCTTCGACGTCCTCGGCGCGGCCCTCGGCGCCCTGGCGCTGGCGCTGCTGACGTACGCGCTGATCGAGGCGCGGGCGGGCACGGTGGTGGTCACGCTGAGCGGGGTGGCGGGTCTGGCGGCGGCGGTGGCCTTCGTGCAGGTGGAGCGGCACCGCCCGGAGCCGATGCTCCCGCCGGACATCTTCGCCTCGCGCCAGTTCACGGCCGTCAACCTCGTCACCCTGTGCGTGTACGCGGCGTTCGGCGGCTTCTTCTTCCTCACCGCGCTGCAGCTGCAGGTGGTGGCGGGCTACTCGCCGCTGGCCGCGGGTACGGCGCTGCTTCCGACGACGGCCCTGATGCTGTTGTTCTCCGCCCGCTCGGGTGCCCTGGCCGACCGCACGGGCCCGCGCCTGCCCCTGACGGCCGGCCCTCTCCTCTGCGCGGCGGCGATGCTGCTGATGCTGCGGGTGGGCAGGGACGCGGACTACCTGACGGACGTGCTCCCCGCCCTGCTGGTCATGGGAACGGGCCTGGTGACCCTCGTGGCCCCTCTGACGGCGACGGTGCTCGCCTCGGTCGACACCGCACGTGCGGGCCTGGCCAGCGGCATCAACAACGCGGCGGCGAGAGCGGCGGGCCTGGTCGCCGTCGCCGCGCTGCCCCTGCTCGCGGGGATGGGCCCGGAGGCGTACCGGGTGCCGTCGGCCTTCGACGCGGCGTTCCGGCGGGCGATGCCGATCTGCGCGGCGGTCCTGGTGGCCGGCTCCCTGCTGGCCTTCACCCTGGTCCGCCGCCCGGCACCGGAGTGCCGCCACCCCGAGTGCCGCGTGCACGGCTGCGTGACGGCGCCGCCGCTGGAGGGGGAGCGGAGGGGCGGCTAG
- a CDS encoding alpha/beta hydrolase has protein sequence MPDDAAAARAAAEEESAFSHPPVDPDVTSAYGSHPDQLIDFYAPRTGTDSLAPLVVVLHGGAWRARYDRRHITPFADYLARRGFAVANVEYRRGGDSSIPEQKTGDGSDATPPAGRWPDTFDDVAAALDALPALVRQALPQADPRRTVLTGHSAGGHLALWAAARHVLPPDSPWRTGSPTPLRGVVALAPIADFEVAEKLDVCGNASLQLLGGPDCFAERRPYADPVLLLPTGIATTLVQGRTDLVVPHAVAESYADAAAKAGEVVGLTLLEEVGHFPLIDPAADACAVVAEEIAQLAW, from the coding sequence ATGCCGGACGACGCCGCAGCTGCCCGGGCCGCCGCCGAGGAGGAGTCGGCCTTCTCGCATCCCCCGGTCGACCCCGACGTCACGTCCGCTTACGGCAGCCACCCCGACCAGCTGATCGACTTCTACGCGCCCCGGACCGGCACCGACTCCCTCGCCCCCCTGGTGGTGGTCCTGCACGGCGGCGCCTGGCGCGCCCGCTACGACCGCCGCCACATCACCCCGTTCGCGGACTATCTGGCCCGCAGGGGCTTCGCGGTGGCCAACGTCGAGTACCGGCGCGGCGGCGATTCCTCGATCCCCGAGCAGAAGACGGGTGACGGCAGCGACGCCACCCCGCCGGCCGGCCGCTGGCCCGACACCTTCGACGACGTCGCGGCCGCCCTGGACGCGCTGCCCGCCCTCGTCCGCCAGGCGCTTCCGCAGGCCGACCCGCGCCGCACCGTCCTCACCGGCCACTCCGCCGGGGGCCACCTCGCCCTGTGGGCCGCGGCCCGCCACGTCCTGCCCCCGGACTCCCCTTGGCGTACCGGCAGCCCCACCCCCCTGCGCGGTGTCGTGGCCCTCGCCCCGATCGCTGACTTCGAGGTGGCGGAGAAGCTGGACGTCTGCGGCAACGCGAGCCTGCAACTCCTCGGCGGCCCCGACTGCTTCGCCGAGCGCCGCCCCTACGCCGACCCCGTCCTGCTCCTGCCGACCGGCATCGCGACGACGCTCGTCCAGGGACGTACGGACCTGGTCGTGCCGCATGCGGTGGCCGAGTCGTACGCGGACGCCGCGGCGAAGGCGGGGGAGGTGGTGGGCCTGACGCTGCTGGAGGAGGTGGGCCACTTCCCGCTGATCGACCCGGCGGCGGACGCCTGCGCGGTGGTGGCGGAGGAGATCGCCCAACTGGCCTGGTAG
- a CDS encoding aldose epimerase: MSNEDITLTAGNAEVRVSPANGGRISGLEVNSLELLRQGHRYGCFPMVPWCGRTRDGRFLDGGTVRQMPLNSPPHAIHGTARDGAWRTARVAENEAVITYDLVDPWPHPGRVTHVVTLTEDGLTLTMSVEARDDSFPAQIGWHPWFNRNLGGEDVTLDFKPAWQEERGDDHLPTGNRIDPRPGPWDDCFGMPGGVDVTLTWPGQLELKVTSREEWVVVYDEQAEAVCVEPQTGPPNGLNTLPRLVTPLEPLEATTTWSWRRP, encoded by the coding sequence GTGAGTAACGAAGACATCACGCTGACCGCAGGCAACGCAGAAGTACGCGTCAGCCCCGCCAACGGCGGCCGTATCAGCGGACTCGAGGTCAACTCCCTGGAACTGCTGAGGCAAGGGCACCGCTACGGCTGCTTCCCGATGGTGCCCTGGTGCGGCCGCACCAGAGACGGCCGCTTCCTGGACGGCGGCACCGTCCGCCAGATGCCGCTCAACTCCCCGCCCCACGCCATCCACGGCACCGCCCGCGACGGCGCCTGGCGCACCGCGCGCGTCGCGGAGAACGAGGCGGTGATCACGTACGACCTGGTCGACCCCTGGCCGCACCCCGGCCGCGTCACCCACGTCGTCACGCTCACCGAGGACGGCCTGACCCTGACGATGTCGGTGGAGGCGCGGGACGACTCCTTCCCGGCGCAGATCGGCTGGCACCCGTGGTTCAACCGCAACCTCGGCGGCGAGGACGTCACGCTCGACTTCAAACCGGCCTGGCAGGAGGAGCGCGGGGACGATCACCTGCCCACCGGCAACCGGATCGACCCGAGGCCCGGCCCCTGGGACGACTGCTTCGGCATGCCCGGCGGCGTCGACGTCACCCTCACCTGGCCGGGGCAGCTGGAGCTGAAGGTGACCAGCCGCGAGGAATGGGTCGTCGTCTACGACGAGCAGGCCGAGGCCGTGTGCGTGGAGCCGCAGACCGGCCCGCCCAACGGCCTGAACACCCTCCCGCGCCTGGTCACCCCGCTGGAGCCGCTGGAGGCGACGACGACCTGGAGCTGGCGGCGCCCTTAA
- a CDS encoding tryptophan 2,3-dioxygenase family protein, with the protein MSQTAQQSLETQEPETPHLDFAGTTPYEDYVKADVLTHLQHTLSDDPGEMVFLVTTQVMELWFTVIVHEWETAAAALRGDDVPTAIAALKRSVRELEALNASWTPLGQLTPAQFNSYRSALGEGSGFQSAMYRRMEFLLGEKSASMLVPHRGAPRAHAELEKALHEPSLYDEVLRLLARRGHAIPGSVLHQDVSRRYEPSEAVERAWAAIYSGDQDAELARLGEALTDVAELVWRWRNDHLVATRRAMGAKPGTGGSAGVAWLEKRARKNVFPELWTARSHV; encoded by the coding sequence ATGTCCCAAACGGCTCAGCAGTCCTTGGAGACTCAGGAGCCCGAGACTCCGCATCTCGACTTCGCGGGCACGACGCCGTACGAGGACTACGTCAAGGCGGACGTGCTCACCCACCTCCAGCACACCCTCTCCGACGATCCCGGAGAGATGGTCTTCCTGGTCACGACCCAGGTCATGGAGCTGTGGTTCACCGTCATCGTCCATGAGTGGGAGACCGCGGCGGCCGCCCTGCGCGGTGACGACGTACCGACCGCGATCGCCGCGCTGAAGCGTTCCGTACGGGAACTGGAGGCCCTCAACGCCTCCTGGACGCCCCTCGGCCAGCTCACCCCGGCGCAGTTCAACTCCTACCGCAGCGCCCTCGGCGAGGGCTCCGGCTTCCAGTCGGCGATGTACCGCCGCATGGAGTTCCTGCTCGGCGAGAAGTCCGCGTCCATGCTGGTCCCGCACCGCGGCGCCCCCCGCGCGCACGCGGAGCTGGAGAAGGCGCTGCACGAGCCGAGCCTGTACGACGAGGTGCTGCGGCTGCTCGCCCGGCGCGGGCACGCGATCCCCGGGTCCGTCCTGCACCAGGACGTCTCCCGGCGCTACGAGCCCTCCGAGGCGGTCGAGCGGGCCTGGGCGGCGATCTACTCCGGCGACCAGGACGCCGAACTCGCCCGCCTGGGCGAGGCGTTGACCGACGTGGCCGAACTGGTCTGGCGCTGGCGCAACGACCACCTGGTGGCCACCCGCCGTGCGATGGGCGCCAAGCCCGGCACGGGCGGCTCGGCCGGCGTGGCCTGGCTGGAGAAGCGCGCCCGCAAGAATGTCTTCCCGGAGCTGTGGACGGCGAGGTCCCATGTCTGA
- the fbaA gene encoding class II fructose-bisphosphate aldolase: protein MPIATPEVYNEMLDRAKAGKFAYPAINVTSSQTLNAALRGFAEAESDGIVQISTGGAEFLGGQYSKDMVTGAVALAEYAHILAEKYPVNIALHTDHCPKDKLDGYVRPLIAVSEERVKAGRNPLFQSHMWDGSAETLADNLAIAQELLERTRAAKIILEVEITPTGGEEDGVSHEINDSLYTTVEDAIRTAEALGLGEKGRYLLAASFGNVHGVYKPGNVVLRPDLLKELNDGVAAKFGKASPFDFVFHGGSGSTEQEILTALENGVVKMNLDTDTQYAFTRPVAAHMFQNYDGVLKVDGEVGNKKAYDPRTWGKLAEASMAARVVEATQNLRSAGNKIK from the coding sequence ATGCCCATCGCAACCCCCGAGGTCTACAACGAGATGCTCGACCGGGCGAAGGCAGGCAAGTTCGCCTACCCGGCCATCAACGTCACCTCGAGCCAGACCCTGAACGCGGCGCTGCGCGGCTTCGCGGAGGCGGAGAGCGACGGCATCGTCCAGATCTCGACCGGCGGTGCCGAGTTCCTCGGCGGCCAGTACAGCAAGGACATGGTGACCGGCGCGGTCGCCCTCGCCGAGTACGCGCACATCCTCGCCGAGAAGTACCCGGTCAACATCGCGCTGCACACCGACCACTGCCCGAAGGACAAGCTCGACGGGTACGTGCGTCCGCTGATCGCGGTCTCCGAGGAGCGCGTGAAGGCCGGCCGGAACCCGCTGTTCCAGTCCCACATGTGGGACGGCTCCGCCGAGACCCTCGCCGACAACCTCGCCATCGCCCAGGAGCTGCTGGAGCGCACCCGCGCCGCCAAGATCATCCTTGAGGTCGAGATCACCCCGACCGGCGGCGAGGAGGACGGCGTCTCCCACGAGATCAACGACTCCCTCTACACGACGGTCGAGGACGCGATCCGTACGGCGGAGGCCCTGGGCCTCGGCGAGAAGGGCCGCTACCTGCTGGCCGCCTCCTTCGGCAACGTCCACGGCGTGTACAAGCCGGGCAACGTCGTGCTCCGCCCCGACCTGCTGAAGGAGCTGAACGACGGCGTGGCCGCCAAGTTCGGCAAGGCGTCCCCGTTCGACTTCGTCTTCCACGGCGGCTCCGGCTCCACCGAGCAGGAGATCCTGACCGCGCTGGAGAACGGCGTCGTGAAGATGAACCTGGACACGGACACCCAGTACGCCTTCACCCGTCCGGTCGCCGCCCACATGTTCCAGAACTACGACGGCGTCCTGAAGGTCGACGGCGAGGTCGGCAACAAGAAGGCCTACGACCCGCGCACCTGGGGCAAGCTGGCCGAGGCGAGCATGGCCGCGCGTGTCGTCGAGGCCACGCAGAACCTGCGCTCGGCGGGCAACAAGATCAAGTAA
- the kynU gene encoding kynureninase has translation MSEPVLKAEKLDAADDLAPLRDRFLLDDVVYLDGNSLGALPAGVPDRVADVVRRQWGELRIRSWDESGWWTAPERIGDRIAPLVGAAAGQIVVGDSTSVNIFKALVAAVRMAGEDRTEILVDASTFPTDGYIASSVARLTGRTLRAVTPAEVPAALSGRTAAVLLNHVDYRTGRLHDLPSLTAAVHAAGAVAVWDLCHSAGALPVGLDEHGVDLAVGCTYKYLNGGPGAPAYLYVRRSLQDRFDSPLPGWNSHVEPFGMRPEYAPAPGALRGRVGTPDILSMLALEAALEVWDGVSIDAVRAKSLALTDFFLECVAAYVPGGRVESLTPVPHEERGSQVALRCADAGDAMKRLIERGVVGDFRAPDVLRFGFTPLYVGFADAERAARVLGEVLGGA, from the coding sequence ATGTCTGAACCGGTGCTCAAGGCGGAGAAGCTGGACGCGGCGGACGACCTCGCGCCGCTCCGGGACCGCTTCCTCCTGGACGACGTGGTCTACCTGGACGGAAACTCGCTCGGCGCACTCCCCGCGGGCGTCCCCGACCGCGTGGCCGACGTGGTCCGCCGCCAGTGGGGCGAACTGCGCATCCGTTCCTGGGACGAGAGCGGCTGGTGGACCGCGCCCGAGCGGATCGGCGACCGTATCGCTCCGCTGGTCGGCGCGGCGGCCGGGCAGATCGTCGTGGGCGACTCCACAAGTGTCAACATTTTCAAGGCACTTGTGGCCGCGGTACGGATGGCGGGCGAGGACCGTACCGAGATCCTGGTGGACGCCTCGACGTTCCCCACGGACGGTTACATCGCCTCCTCGGTGGCCCGCCTGACCGGCCGCACCCTGCGGGCCGTGACCCCGGCCGAGGTCCCCGCCGCCCTGAGCGGCCGTACGGCGGCGGTCCTGCTCAACCACGTCGACTACCGCACCGGCCGGCTGCACGACCTGCCGTCGCTGACGGCCGCCGTCCACGCGGCGGGCGCGGTGGCCGTGTGGGACCTGTGCCACAGCGCCGGCGCGCTGCCGGTGGGGCTGGACGAGCACGGGGTGGACCTGGCGGTCGGCTGCACCTACAAGTACCTCAACGGCGGGCCCGGCGCACCGGCGTACCTGTATGTGCGCCGTTCGCTCCAGGACCGCTTCGACTCCCCGCTTCCCGGCTGGAACTCCCATGTGGAGCCCTTCGGGATGCGGCCGGAGTACGCCCCGGCGCCGGGCGCGCTGCGCGGACGCGTGGGCACGCCGGACATCCTGTCGATGCTGGCACTGGAGGCGGCGCTGGAGGTCTGGGACGGGGTGTCGATCGACGCGGTGCGCGCCAAGTCGTTGGCACTGACCGACTTCTTCCTGGAGTGCGTCGCGGCGTATGTGCCCGGGGGACGCGTCGAGTCTCTGACGCCGGTGCCCCACGAGGAGCGCGGCAGCCAGGTGGCCCTGCGGTGCGCGGACGCGGGGGATGCCATGAAGCGGCTGATCGAGCGTGGAGTGGTGGGTGACTTCCGGGCACCCGACGTCCTGCGCTTCGGCTTCACGCCGCTGTACGTGGGCTTCGCGGATGCGGAGCGGGCGGCACGGGTGCTGGGGGAGGTGCTGGGCGGGGCCTAG
- a CDS encoding SRPBCC family protein gives MEHQVFVPVPPATLRTALADPARVARAVPGLQQDAGAEPVAGRLKLRVGGHSVTYRGTARVAAQQDGTYAIEADATEARGTGTVKIALTLRLAGTEGGTTVTVEGTTDAGGRITELPQDAVRAAATRLLNRFVENLATSAEERQQEPEAPKPEAEPTSVFDTEIPPPSLDPAADRLAEDFADTGEPPAEAAHARRTMIGRSAEEVDHAPPRGRYAPVPAPQTVTATSALRWAAPAAALVVASAIVVSRALRKRR, from the coding sequence ATGGAGCACCAGGTCTTCGTCCCGGTCCCGCCCGCCACGCTCAGGACCGCCCTCGCCGACCCCGCGCGCGTCGCCCGCGCGGTCCCCGGTCTGCAGCAGGACGCCGGTGCCGAACCCGTCGCCGGACGCCTGAAGCTGCGCGTCGGCGGACACTCCGTCACCTACCGGGGAACGGCACGGGTGGCCGCCCAGCAGGACGGCACGTACGCCATCGAGGCCGACGCCACCGAGGCCCGCGGCACCGGCACCGTGAAAATCGCCCTCACCCTGCGCCTCGCCGGCACCGAGGGCGGTACGACGGTCACGGTCGAGGGCACCACGGACGCCGGCGGCCGTATCACCGAACTGCCGCAGGACGCGGTGCGCGCCGCCGCGACCCGCCTGCTGAACCGTTTCGTGGAGAACCTGGCGACGTCTGCGGAAGAACGGCAGCAGGAGCCCGAGGCGCCGAAGCCCGAGGCCGAGCCCACCTCCGTCTTCGACACCGAGATCCCGCCACCCTCCCTGGACCCGGCGGCCGACCGCCTCGCCGAGGACTTCGCCGACACCGGCGAGCCCCCCGCCGAGGCCGCGCATGCCCGCCGCACGATGATCGGCCGTAGCGCGGAGGAGGTCGACCACGCCCCGCCCCGGGGGCGTTACGCCCCGGTCCCGGCGCCGCAGACGGTCACGGCGACCTCGGCACTGCGCTGGGCGGCCCCGGCGGCGGCGCTGGTCGTGGCGTCGGCGATCGTCGTGAGCCGGGCACTCCGCAAACGCCGGTGA